In one window of Campylobacter coli DNA:
- a CDS encoding ABC transporter ATP-binding protein, whose protein sequence is MIRLQNITKCYDKKAIISDLSIDFHKGKITSIIGANGAGKSTLLALASRLIKPDSGRIYIDGMDLTLYKEQDLAQKISILKQQNHINLRLKVEELVAFGRFPHSQGRLNANDKIKIDEALEYMGLNSLRNEFLDSLSGGQKQRAFIAMIIAQDTEFIMFDEPLNNLDMKHSVQIMQLMKNLVKDFNKSIAVVLHDINFASIYSDEIIALKNGKLLKQGLKDEIIHEDVLRQIYDMDIPVSQIDGKKICIYF, encoded by the coding sequence ATGATAAGATTACAAAATATCACTAAATGCTACGATAAAAAAGCTATTATTTCAGATCTTAGCATCGATTTTCACAAAGGAAAAATCACTTCTATTATAGGAGCAAATGGAGCAGGAAAATCTACTCTTTTAGCCCTTGCAAGCCGTTTAATCAAACCTGATAGCGGGCGAATCTATATCGATGGTATGGATTTAACACTATATAAAGAACAAGATCTTGCGCAAAAAATTTCCATTCTTAAACAACAAAATCATATCAATTTAAGATTAAAAGTTGAAGAATTAGTCGCATTTGGACGCTTTCCGCACTCTCAAGGAAGGCTCAATGCAAACGATAAAATAAAAATCGATGAAGCGCTTGAGTATATGGGACTTAATTCTCTAAGAAATGAATTTTTAGACAGCTTAAGCGGGGGACAAAAACAAAGAGCTTTTATAGCGATGATTATCGCTCAAGATACTGAATTTATCATGTTTGATGAACCTCTTAACAATCTTGATATGAAACACAGTGTGCAAATCATGCAACTTATGAAAAATTTAGTAAAAGACTTTAACAAAAGCATAGCTGTTGTGCTTCACGATATCAATTTTGCTTCGATTTATTCTGATGAAATTATAGCCCTAAAAAATGGAAAACTTTTAAAACAGGGATTAAAAGATGAAATTATCCACGAAGATGTTTTAAGACAAATTTATGATATGGATATCCCTGTAAGTCAGATTGATGGGAAAAAAATTTGTATTTATTTCTAA